The Plasmodium coatneyi strain Hackeri chromosome 11, complete sequence DNA segment gtggaggaaaaaaggtgtaCACGTCAGTGGTGTGGTAGTCAACACATgttcaaaaggggaaaagcgCACATGCGGAGGGGAGGGAAGCAGCCCGGACGTTAGCCCCTCCTCCATTTCATCAGTGCAAATTACATCCGATCTGTCCGTGTGGTCGTAGTTTATCCAGGCATTCACGACTTTGCACACGTTACTGAAGAGTTCCTgcagaaggggggggaagcaaatgACCACGTGGTGCAAGAACATAGGGGTGTACATCAACAATGCGATCATAGATACGTATGCAGGTGCGGCCACTAGGGCCATCGCTATGGCCAACACAAATGCTGACGGTACCACTAAGTCGTTCTTCGAGATGGTGTAGTCCAGGTTTGAAATTTTCACACGCACTTGGCTGTCCCGTTCGTCGTGGTACttcaagggggaaagaaaaaagacacAAATAAGGGGATAACGGTGAACGTGTCGAATGTGGTTGGTGAAGAGGTCCACCTTGgcaattttcctttacaGCGCCTATTAGAGGTGCACGCATGCAGGTTGGCGTGTCTCTACCTGGTAGGAATTCCTGTTGTTGTACTTGTTTATTCTGTTGTGGTGGGGGTTAGTCTTGTAACCTTCGTTCTacgggaggggggaaatacaTAGAAGCAATGTTTATCTCGTTGGCCGCGTGGGGTGTAGACAGGCAGATGCATCCCCCGATGGGTACAGGGGCCCCGTCTCTAACTCTCCTCTAATGGGTCATTACGTGGGAGTTGTTATAACCGCCGTGTTGTCTATGGTAGTGTTTCCGGTGATGATGATCGTCTAaagggggacaaaaaaaaaaaaagaggaatgcTATTAGCTGTGCAGGTGGCAGGAGCTATCACTTCGTGGGGGTGCTTATTGACCGGAGGGGCCGCGTCTGCATCGTTCGTTTCATCCTCTCCATGGATGCTTTCTCCACGACATTTCTCTTTCCCTCCTGACGTACTATTATTGTATTTCCTGAATTCCCTCATTGTGGCAATTCACAATGTTACTCTCcgttacacaaaaaaaaaaaaaaaaaagaaaaagaaaacaggAAAATTATGTCTCCATAAAATTATGCGCATTCGTATGGGTAACA contains these protein-coding regions:
- a CDS encoding RNA binding protein; protein product: MREFRKYNNNDHHHRKHYHRQHGGYNNSHNEGYKTNPHHNRINKYNNRNSYQYHDERDSQVRVKISNLDYTISKNDLVELFSNVCKVVNAWINYDHTDRSDGTGVCVFENINDAQKAIDKYDGSEIEGMAIKMEIIHGRNYGYRKKYKSRCPW